TTGCTCGACGAGCTTCCGGGGACGTTGAGAGCGATGCTGGTCGGCGGGCAGGTTGAGAAATAGCCGGCGGTCGAAGTGGCGTTCGCAATGGTCGCGGTGATCAGCGTGGAGCCCGGCTGGGCCGCGGTGGCGACGCCATTTTCGTCGATGGTGACGATGCTGCCGGTCTGCGGCGTAAAGGTAAAGTGGCCGACGATGCTCGGATCAATCAGGTTGCCCGAGGAGTCGTACGCGGAGGCCGAGAGCGTGATGGCTTTCCCTTGAGAGACGCAACTGCTTTGCAGCCCACTGTTGAGGGCAACGCTGCCGATGATGGGATGGACGTAGACGGGCACGGTATTGCTGGTGGCTCCGCCCGCGCTTGCCGTAATGGTTGCAACGCCGGATTTGCCGGTGCTGTTGCAGTAGGTGTAATCGGCAATGCCGCCGGCCATGTTCCGGTTCCAGCTGCCGGCGCAGAGGCGGCCCGTGGTTGGGTTGATGTCAACCAACTCATGGGTCGTGTCTGAACTGGCATACGTAAAGGAGCTTACGCTTACGCTGTTTCCTTTGCAGTCCGTGGCGCTGGCGGTGCCAACGCTGCCCATCTGACCGTTGGAAAGCGAGACGCCGGTCAGGCGAGGTTCAAGGTTGACTGTAGTGATCTGGCCGGTCTTCAGACCGGAGTCGCCGCCGTTACAGTAGACAGCGCTGCTTTTATTGCGAGAGCACCCCGTGATGGAGATGCTTACCGGAATAAAGAACATCACCAAAAAAGCAAGTAAAACAAACCGCTTCATTCAACCTCCCCGTTCGGCCGGAATCCGTGCCGAACGGTCCATCTGCCTATGCTTGGAATTGCTAAAGTTCAGTGTAAAGGTGACGAGTGGCAGCGGCAAATGAAAGCAGGGCGGAGGCTATACTTAGGAACGATTTCACCCTTAAAAACTCAAAGGTGCCCTTTTCCGCATGACGAATGATTCGCAGGAGCTGTCCCGACCGTTTGGCCCACTCTCCTTCAAGAACCGTATGCCGGCACTGGATGGTTTGCGCGCCATGGCCATCACGATGGTCTTTCTGGAGCACTATGGCGGCGGATCCCATGGCGGGGGCATCCTGAGGCTGTTCAATCAGTTCCGGGAAAATCTGTGGGTGGGAGTGGACTTGTTTTTTGTCCTGTCGGGGTTTCTGATCACCGGTATTTTGTACGACACACGCGAGGACAGTCACTACTTCAAGCGGTTTTTTGCCCGCCGGGCGGTTCGTATTTTTCCGGTGTACTACGGAATTTTTGCCGTGATGGGCCTGCTGACACTGATTTTTCACTATCAGTGGTTCTGGCTGCAGTCGACCTTCCTGATTTATCTGGGAAATTTCTTCGGGAACTGGAACTTTGATCTGTACAGCCTGGCCTCTCCGACGCATCCGCTGGCCTACATCTCATTCGGCCATTTCTGGTCGCTCTGCGTGGAAGAGCAGTTTTATCTGGTCTGGCCGCTGGTGGTGTGGATGGTGCGTGACCGTATCAAACTGATTCGCATTGCCAGTGTGATTGCGGTTCTGGCCTTCTTATCCCGCGTGGCGATGTTCGCGCTTGCCGGGCCTGAACTGGCGGAGCGCTGGGTGGTACGTGCACTGCCTTTTCGTGCAGATGCGCTGCTGATCGGCGCGATTCTTGCCCTGATATTCCGTGGGGAGCGTGCGGCCGCCTGGCAACGCCGCTGCCTGCCGGTCTTCCTGGCTTCGCTGGCGATTGCCATGGGCATCCTGGCGATGCCGGTTCCGTGGCCTAACCCCTGGGTCTTTACGGTGGGATATGTGTTTATTGCGCTGGCGGCTGCTGGACTAATCGGCATGACG
Above is a genomic segment from Terriglobus tenax containing:
- a CDS encoding acyltransferase family protein, with the protein product MTNDSQELSRPFGPLSFKNRMPALDGLRAMAITMVFLEHYGGGSHGGGILRLFNQFRENLWVGVDLFFVLSGFLITGILYDTREDSHYFKRFFARRAVRIFPVYYGIFAVMGLLTLIFHYQWFWLQSTFLIYLGNFFGNWNFDLYSLASPTHPLAYISFGHFWSLCVEEQFYLVWPLVVWMVRDRIKLIRIASVIAVLAFLSRVAMFALAGPELAERWVVRALPFRADALLIGAILALIFRGERAAAWQRRCLPVFLASLAIAMGILAMPVPWPNPWVFTVGYVFIALAAAGLIGMTIRTGTRTFRVFNIRPLRMIGKYSYGFYVFHYLFAHAWIGLLVLMMDKLHSVALAGLIVIPLNFVVTFIAAKLSFDLFESKVLKLKSRFTYDLEQQAHQHAYRT